A single Chlamydia suis DNA region contains:
- the incF gene encoding inclusion membrane protein IncF codes for MIRSEKIDNGLVEGHHGRCDSISVVAKTVIGVAKLVAAFAALVLNGTLCVLSVIAVCVGATPVGPLVLLAATALASSVCAVTLLCANDTNPGWKLFSVSCKEALLRYRFC; via the coding sequence ATGATACGGAGTGAGAAAATAGACAATGGATTAGTTGAGGGTCATCACGGAAGATGTGATTCCATAAGTGTTGTGGCAAAAACAGTTATTGGGGTCGCTAAACTGGTAGCCGCTTTCGCGGCTCTAGTTTTGAATGGTACTCTATGTGTTCTTTCGGTAATTGCTGTGTGTGTCGGAGCTACCCCTGTAGGCCCGCTAGTCTTATTGGCTGCGACAGCTTTAGCAAGCTCCGTATGCGCTGTGACTCTTTTGTGCGCAAATGATACAAATCCTGGATGGAAGTTGTTCTCGGTTTCTTGTAAAGAGGCTTTGCTTAGATACCGATTCTGCTAA
- a CDS encoding adenylate kinase, which yields MDRSPLFLIIMGAPGSGKGTQSKLLASQLSLLHISSGDLLRNAVSKQTALGEEIKSYLDQGKLLPDELVWELVRERLDELQQDTLLRKLSFLSRLEDSAILDGFPRTVAQAKLLDEFLCSYFPDYKVVLLDISDEEVLNRLTARYICPSCQGIYNKQQGFSLCPRCLVELVRRSDDTPEVILNRIQTYKQETQPVLDYYTDLQRLVVIDANAPAQQVFERILTSLSLSSQPAKKNTHCEYCDCDDCDCWNCCDEED from the coding sequence ATGGATCGATCCCCTCTTTTCCTTATCATTATGGGAGCCCCAGGATCCGGGAAAGGCACCCAGTCAAAATTACTCGCATCTCAGCTCTCTCTCCTGCATATTAGCTCCGGAGATTTACTTAGAAATGCGGTTTCTAAACAAACAGCTCTTGGGGAAGAAATTAAATCTTACCTAGACCAAGGCAAATTACTACCAGATGAACTGGTTTGGGAGTTAGTCCGTGAACGGCTCGATGAGTTACAGCAAGATACTTTATTAAGAAAACTTTCCTTTCTATCTCGTTTAGAAGATAGCGCTATTTTAGATGGTTTTCCCCGAACAGTTGCGCAAGCGAAACTGTTGGACGAGTTTCTTTGTTCCTATTTCCCTGATTACAAGGTCGTTCTCTTAGACATTTCTGATGAAGAGGTCCTGAATCGCTTAACTGCTCGATACATTTGCCCATCTTGTCAAGGCATTTATAATAAGCAACAAGGTTTTTCCCTCTGCCCAAGATGTTTAGTAGAGCTCGTTCGCAGATCAGATGATACTCCGGAAGTGATCCTAAATCGAATTCAAACTTATAAACAAGAAACACAACCGGTTTTAGATTATTACACTGATCTGCAAAGGCTCGTCGTCATTGATGCTAATGCTCCTGCTCAACAAGTATTTGAAAGAATTTTAACCAGCCTTTCTTTGTCTTCTCAGCCCGCGAAAAAAAATACCCATTGCGAGTATTGTGATTGCGATGATTGCGATTGCTGGAATTGTTGTGACGAAGAAGACTAA
- the incD gene encoding inclusion membrane protein IncD: MVNICFSAGSNHNERVSLLNRCLDHERSTPVSKRLITAALAAILAITLLVVAGLLFAGVIACPASLIVPALFLGGGMFFLGSAFMGAMLTVETSARERLHRSQILAWNDLCCKTAKVGAKKQPEAL, encoded by the coding sequence ATGGTAAACATTTGTTTTAGTGCTGGGTCTAATCATAATGAACGAGTTAGTCTCTTAAACAGGTGTTTGGATCACGAGCGGTCGACACCGGTCTCAAAAAGATTAATCACGGCAGCCTTGGCTGCAATATTAGCTATAACTCTTCTAGTTGTTGCTGGTCTGTTGTTTGCGGGAGTGATAGCTTGTCCTGCATCACTGATTGTCCCGGCTTTATTCTTGGGAGGAGGAATGTTCTTCTTAGGAAGTGCTTTTATGGGTGCGATGCTGACCGTGGAAACTTCGGCTAGAGAGCGGTTACATCGTTCACAGATTTTAGCTTGGAACGATCTATGTTGTAAAACAGCCAAAGTGGGGGCGAAAAAACAACCTGAAGCTCTTTAG
- the rplM gene encoding 50S ribosomal protein L13 yields MEKRKDTKTTLAKASDERSKAWYVINAEGKTLGRLSSEIAKILRGKHKVTFTPHVAMGDGVIVINAEKVRLTGAKRAQKVYHYYTGFISGMREVPFENMIARKPTYVIEHAVKGMLPKTKLGRRQMKSLRVLKGSSYAQYEAIKPIVLDA; encoded by the coding sequence ATGGAAAAAAGAAAAGATACGAAAACGACCCTAGCAAAGGCTTCAGATGAGCGAAGCAAGGCCTGGTATGTAATTAATGCCGAAGGGAAGACCTTAGGGAGACTATCTTCAGAAATTGCGAAGATCCTGAGAGGTAAGCACAAAGTGACTTTTACTCCTCATGTAGCGATGGGAGATGGTGTCATTGTGATTAATGCTGAGAAAGTGCGTTTGACTGGCGCAAAAAGAGCTCAGAAAGTGTACCACTATTACACGGGTTTTATTTCTGGAATGCGAGAAGTTCCTTTTGAGAACATGATTGCGAGAAAACCTACGTATGTTATCGAACATGCTGTTAAAGGAATGTTGCCTAAAACTAAACTGGGAAGACGTCAAATGAAGTCTTTGAGAGTTTTGAAAGGAAGTTCTTACGCACAGTATGAAGCCATCAAACCAATTGTTTTAGACGCGTAA
- a CDS encoding amino acid ABC transporter ATP-binding protein: MTVEVKDLTVAVSGKEILSNVSFSLIPGRITLFIGRSGSGKTTILRSLVGLAKVSSGSISVAGDPPGFVFQQPELFPHMTVLDNCAHPQIVVKKREQSEARKRAVDLLSMLEVSECASSYPHQLSGGQRQRVAIARALALDTRTILFDEPTSALDPFSASKFLQLVLSLKKQGMTIAISTHDMLFINQCMDRVYLVDKGRIIGSYDSQNEDLQASSAVKQYLALQESSSEDRQ; the protein is encoded by the coding sequence ATGACTGTGGAAGTTAAAGATTTGACTGTAGCTGTTAGTGGCAAGGAAATTCTTTCAAATGTATCTTTCTCCCTAATTCCAGGACGCATTACCCTGTTTATAGGAAGAAGTGGATCAGGGAAGACCACGATTTTGCGTTCGCTAGTGGGCCTTGCCAAGGTTTCTAGTGGAAGCATTTCTGTAGCAGGAGATCCTCCTGGATTTGTTTTTCAACAACCAGAACTTTTCCCCCATATGACAGTGCTAGACAATTGTGCACATCCTCAGATAGTGGTGAAAAAACGAGAACAAAGCGAAGCTAGAAAGAGGGCTGTCGATCTTCTAAGTATGTTAGAAGTAAGCGAATGTGCTTCGAGTTATCCCCATCAGTTATCCGGAGGCCAGAGACAGCGAGTCGCGATTGCTCGTGCTCTCGCTCTTGATACGCGAACGATTCTTTTTGATGAGCCCACCTCTGCTTTAGATCCTTTCTCTGCATCCAAGTTTCTTCAATTGGTGCTTTCTTTGAAAAAACAAGGCATGACTATCGCGATTTCTACTCATGATATGTTGTTTATCAATCAATGCATGGATAGAGTGTATCTTGTAGATAAGGGGCGGATTATCGGCTCCTACGATAGTCAGAATGAAGATCTTCAAGCTAGCAGTGCTGTTAAGCAGTATCTTGCTTTACAGGAAAGTTCTTCAGAGGATCGACAATAG
- the rpsI gene encoding 30S ribosomal protein S9: MTKNTIQESVATGRRKQAVSSVRLRSGNGKIDVNGKTLEQYFPLEIQRATILAPLKMLGDVSNFDLIIRVSGGGVQGQVIATRLGLARAVLQEKEEMKQELKSQGFLTRDPRKKERKKYGRKKARKSFQFSKR, translated from the coding sequence GTGACAAAAAATACGATACAAGAGTCCGTAGCAACAGGAAGAAGAAAGCAAGCTGTTTCTAGCGTTCGCCTTCGTTCTGGAAATGGGAAGATCGACGTTAATGGCAAGACTTTAGAGCAGTACTTCCCCCTTGAAATACAAAGAGCAACAATCTTGGCTCCGCTCAAAATGCTTGGAGATGTCAGTAATTTTGACTTGATTATCCGAGTAAGCGGTGGTGGAGTTCAAGGGCAAGTGATTGCTACTCGATTGGGATTGGCTAGAGCTGTTTTGCAGGAGAAAGAGGAGATGAAGCAAGAGCTGAAATCTCAAGGATTTTTGACTCGAGATCCTCGTAAGAAAGAACGTAAAAAATATGGACGTAAGAAAGCTCGTAAGAGTTTCCAATTCTCCAAACGATAA
- the accC gene encoding acetyl-CoA carboxylase biotin carboxylase subunit codes for MKKVLIANRGEIAVRIIRACHDLGLATVAVYSTADQEALHVLLADEAVCIGEAQAAKSYLKIANILAACEITGADAVHPGYGFLSENANFASICESCGLTFIGPSAESIATMGDKVAAKQLAKKIKCPVIPGSDGVVKDEVEGIRIAEKIGFPIVIKAVAGGGGRGIRIVREKDEFYRAFTAARAEAEAGFNNPDVYIEKFIENPRHLEVQVIGDKHGNYVYLGERDCTVQRRRQKLIEETPSPILTPEMRAKVGKVAVDLARSAGYFSVGTVEFLLDKEKRFYFMEMNTRIQVEHTITEEVTGVDLLKAQISVAKGEKLPWKQKNIEFKGHVIQCRINAEDPSNNFTPSPGRLDYYLPPAGPSVRVDGACYSGYAIPPYYDSMIAKVITKGKNREEAIAIMKRALKEFHIGGVHSTIPFHQFMLDNPKFILSDYDINYVDQLLAEGGAFLNLAERD; via the coding sequence ATGAAGAAAGTTTTGATTGCAAATAGAGGCGAAATCGCTGTTCGGATTATTCGGGCGTGTCATGATTTGGGATTGGCTACCGTTGCCGTATATTCTACAGCAGATCAAGAAGCCTTGCATGTGCTTCTCGCTGATGAAGCTGTTTGTATTGGAGAGGCCCAGGCGGCAAAATCTTATCTAAAGATCGCGAATATTTTGGCAGCTTGCGAAATTACCGGGGCAGATGCCGTGCATCCTGGTTATGGGTTTTTAAGTGAAAATGCCAACTTCGCATCTATTTGTGAAAGTTGTGGGTTAACTTTTATCGGTCCCAGTGCGGAGTCTATAGCAACTATGGGAGATAAAGTTGCTGCTAAGCAGTTAGCTAAAAAAATTAAATGTCCCGTTATCCCAGGTTCGGACGGGGTTGTTAAGGATGAAGTCGAAGGAATAAGAATCGCAGAAAAAATAGGCTTCCCAATTGTTATTAAAGCTGTTGCAGGAGGTGGCGGGCGAGGAATAAGAATCGTTAGAGAAAAAGACGAATTCTATAGAGCGTTTACTGCTGCTAGGGCAGAGGCTGAAGCTGGGTTTAACAACCCTGATGTGTACATTGAAAAATTTATTGAAAATCCAAGACATTTAGAAGTTCAAGTCATAGGGGATAAGCACGGGAATTACGTATATCTTGGTGAACGAGACTGTACGGTACAAAGACGCCGACAAAAATTAATAGAAGAGACTCCCAGCCCTATTCTTACTCCAGAAATGAGAGCTAAGGTTGGAAAGGTCGCAGTGGATTTAGCGCGAAGCGCTGGATATTTTTCTGTTGGAACCGTGGAATTTTTGTTAGACAAAGAGAAACGGTTTTATTTCATGGAAATGAATACCCGTATTCAGGTGGAGCACACGATTACTGAAGAAGTAACCGGAGTCGACTTGTTGAAAGCACAGATTAGTGTTGCAAAAGGAGAAAAACTTCCGTGGAAACAGAAGAATATAGAGTTTAAAGGGCACGTAATTCAGTGTCGAATCAATGCTGAAGATCCTAGTAATAATTTTACTCCTTCTCCTGGGCGTTTGGATTATTACCTTCCTCCAGCGGGTCCTTCGGTTCGCGTGGACGGCGCTTGTTATAGTGGTTACGCGATACCTCCTTATTATGACTCCATGATTGCTAAAGTGATCACGAAAGGAAAAAACCGAGAAGAGGCAATCGCCATTATGAAGAGAGCCTTAAAAGAATTTCATATCGGAGGAGTGCACTCTACCATTCCCTTTCATCAATTTATGCTAGATAATCCGAAATTTATCCTCTCAGATTATGATATCAATTATGTAGACCAGCTTCTAGCAGAAGGGGGTGCTTTTTTGAACTTGGCCGAAAGGGATTGA
- a CDS encoding amino acid ABC transporter permease, translated as MEHYLLTAKLLLHGCGYTLFITTISLVCGLVLGWGIGTVNSRYFPCRIAKFLGNFYVMAVRGTPLFIQILIVYFGVPSLIKVNLSPLVAGLVALTLNSAAYLAENVRGGINALPTQQWEAAKVLGYRGSQIFWHILYPQAFKNILPSLTNEFVSLIKESSILMVVGVPELTKVTKDIVARELNPMEMYLICAGLYLVMTSAFSYFARLTEKKSA; from the coding sequence GTGGAACACTATTTACTAACAGCAAAGTTACTTCTTCACGGATGTGGCTACACGCTATTTATCACAACAATTTCATTGGTGTGTGGGTTGGTGCTTGGCTGGGGAATAGGAACGGTGAATTCGCGATATTTTCCTTGTCGCATCGCAAAATTTTTGGGAAATTTCTATGTAATGGCTGTTCGAGGGACTCCGCTATTCATTCAAATTTTAATTGTATATTTTGGCGTTCCCTCTTTGATAAAAGTGAATTTGTCTCCTCTCGTTGCAGGATTGGTTGCTTTAACTCTTAATTCTGCCGCATATTTAGCAGAAAATGTCCGAGGAGGGATCAATGCGCTACCTACTCAACAATGGGAGGCGGCAAAGGTATTGGGGTATAGAGGATCGCAAATATTTTGGCATATTCTGTATCCGCAAGCGTTTAAGAATATCCTTCCCTCTCTAACCAATGAATTTGTTTCTTTGATTAAGGAAAGTAGTATTCTTATGGTGGTTGGAGTTCCAGAATTGACCAAAGTAACCAAGGATATAGTAGCTAGGGAGCTCAACCCAATGGAAATGTATTTAATTTGTGCGGGGTTGTATTTGGTAATGACTTCCGCCTTTTCCTATTTTGCTAGATTGACGGAGAAGAAGTCGGCATGA
- a CDS encoding elongation factor P produces MVLSSQLSVGMFISTKDGLYKVVSVSKVSGNKGDTFIKVALQAAGSDVVVERNFKAGQEVKEAQFEPRNLEYLYLEGDEYLFLDLGNYDKIYIPKEIMKENAKFLKAGVTVSALVHEGIVFSMELPHFLELMVSKTDFPGDSLSLSGGAKKALLETGVEVLVPPFVEIGDVIKVDTRTCEYIQRV; encoded by the coding sequence ATGGTGTTAAGTAGCCAACTCTCGGTAGGGATGTTTATTTCTACAAAAGATGGCCTATATAAAGTTGTTTCTGTTTCAAAAGTTTCAGGAAACAAAGGAGACACTTTTATTAAAGTAGCTCTACAGGCTGCGGGATCTGACGTAGTTGTCGAGAGAAATTTTAAAGCCGGCCAGGAGGTTAAGGAAGCTCAATTTGAGCCAAGAAATTTGGAATATTTGTATTTGGAAGGGGATGAGTACCTATTTTTGGACCTAGGCAATTACGATAAAATTTATATTCCCAAAGAAATTATGAAGGAAAATGCCAAGTTTTTAAAGGCGGGCGTAACGGTTTCTGCTCTGGTGCACGAAGGCATTGTCTTTTCCATGGAATTGCCACATTTCTTGGAATTAATGGTTTCTAAGACAGATTTCCCCGGAGATTCTTTGTCTTTATCTGGAGGAGCTAAGAAAGCTTTGTTGGAAACTGGAGTAGAGGTTTTAGTGCCTCCTTTCGTAGAAATAGGAGATGTTATTAAGGTCGATACGCGTACATGTGAATATATTCAACGCGTCTAA
- a CDS encoding transglutaminase family protein: MRVIGTGGLLLPMLLQAAGKAEKAPVFSKERQHIFWNVDPYCLDSICACFVSNQDSLSAERLFFLFPQLSQEELLIFAKCILLSKNANYLFSDEEEAIFSKLILPRVSLGCNREDDLAKVLVLADSDVEEGKVRRYSLYLDVLALRAYVERERLVRAAYAESDQIELASIEAINTILFEKEGVRYPSKKEMFESRFSELGAVTDSKFGVCLGTAVLYQALAQRLTLSLEAVTPPGHIYLRYKDVINIETTSGGRHIPTDRYCECIKESQLRVRSQTELIGLTFMNRGAYFLQKGEFLQASRAYEKAKQYLADEQLSDLLGITYILLGKRKEGEFILKNSSERTRKGSAVYDYLQGYISSEVLGVLFADSGVSWQETANYRKKLLDLVEKFPKSGALRLRLAAITLELGLVKEGVRLLEKSIEEAPEDLSLRLQFCKLLCNRLDYSRAKKHFDQAKAILAKEGLLFETSSYTLLRALEKNIALAAPN, from the coding sequence ATTCGCGTTATTGGAACGGGCGGACTTCTCTTGCCAATGCTGTTACAGGCGGCAGGCAAGGCTGAGAAGGCGCCTGTTTTTTCAAAAGAAAGGCAGCATATTTTTTGGAATGTCGATCCATATTGTTTGGATTCTATTTGTGCTTGCTTTGTCTCTAATCAAGATTCATTGAGTGCTGAACGCCTATTTTTTTTATTTCCGCAGCTCTCTCAAGAGGAGCTATTGATTTTTGCTAAGTGTATTTTGTTGTCCAAAAACGCAAACTATCTTTTTTCAGACGAAGAAGAGGCCATTTTCTCAAAGCTAATTCTTCCTCGGGTTTCTTTAGGTTGTAATCGAGAGGATGATTTAGCCAAGGTGTTGGTGCTAGCTGATTCTGATGTGGAAGAGGGTAAGGTGCGTCGGTATTCTTTGTATTTAGATGTTCTTGCTTTGCGAGCATATGTTGAGCGTGAGCGGTTAGTGAGGGCGGCTTATGCAGAATCTGACCAAATCGAATTAGCCAGCATAGAAGCGATTAACACGATTCTTTTTGAAAAGGAAGGGGTCCGCTATCCTTCGAAAAAAGAAATGTTTGAAAGTCGGTTTTCTGAATTAGGAGCTGTTACAGACAGCAAGTTTGGAGTGTGCTTAGGAACAGCGGTTCTTTACCAAGCTTTGGCGCAACGCCTCACCCTTTCTTTAGAAGCCGTGACTCCTCCGGGGCATATTTATTTGCGTTATAAGGATGTTATAAACATTGAAACGACTTCCGGAGGAAGACATATTCCTACAGACAGGTATTGTGAGTGTATCAAAGAGTCGCAATTGCGAGTGCGTTCACAAACAGAATTGATCGGACTAACCTTCATGAATAGGGGAGCTTATTTTTTGCAAAAAGGAGAGTTTCTTCAAGCTTCCCGAGCTTATGAGAAAGCTAAACAATATTTAGCAGATGAGCAGCTTTCTGACTTGTTGGGCATCACATACATCCTTTTAGGAAAAAGGAAGGAAGGAGAGTTTATTTTAAAAAACTCTTCGGAAAGGACTCGCAAAGGCTCTGCTGTATATGACTATTTACAGGGATATATTTCTTCTGAAGTTTTAGGGGTGCTATTTGCGGATTCGGGAGTCTCTTGGCAGGAAACTGCGAATTATCGAAAAAAACTTCTTGATCTAGTCGAGAAGTTTCCGAAAAGCGGGGCTTTGCGTTTGCGGCTCGCAGCGATAACCTTAGAGTTGGGGCTGGTAAAAGAGGGGGTGCGGCTTCTAGAAAAAAGTATAGAAGAGGCTCCGGAAGATCTTTCTTTGCGGCTGCAGTTTTGTAAACTTCTTTGTAATCGGCTTGATTATTCTCGAGCAAAGAAGCACTTTGATCAAGCAAAGGCTATTTTAGCTAAGGAAGGCTTGCTCTTTGAAACATCTTCGTACACTCTTTTAAGAGCTCTAGAGAAAAACATCGCTTTGGCGGCTCCAAACTGA
- the rpe gene encoding ribulose-phosphate 3-epimerase gives MGEKVMKKRGVLIAPSIMGADLACLGKEARNIEEAGADLIHIDIMDGHFVPNITFGPGIVAAINRSTDLFLEVHAMVYSPFEFIEAFVKSGADRIIVHFEAAENLKEILSYIRKCGVQTGIAFSPETSIEFVEAFIPLCDVILLMSVHPGFCGQKFIPDTVDKIRFVKHAIRTLGREGSCLIEVDGGIDEESARLCREAGADILVAASYLFKKDAINIKEKVLLLQGEEHGVK, from the coding sequence ATCGGAGAAAAAGTCATGAAAAAACGAGGAGTGTTGATTGCTCCGTCCATTATGGGAGCCGACCTGGCTTGCCTGGGGAAAGAAGCGCGAAACATAGAAGAAGCTGGAGCAGATCTTATCCACATAGACATTATGGATGGGCATTTTGTTCCGAATATTACCTTTGGCCCAGGAATCGTTGCTGCTATTAATCGATCGACAGATCTATTTCTTGAAGTTCATGCTATGGTATATTCGCCGTTCGAGTTTATCGAGGCTTTCGTGAAGTCTGGAGCAGACCGTATCATTGTGCACTTTGAGGCGGCAGAAAATCTTAAAGAGATTCTTAGCTATATTCGAAAATGTGGCGTGCAAACAGGTATCGCCTTTTCTCCGGAGACTTCTATTGAGTTTGTTGAGGCTTTTATACCTTTGTGTGATGTCATTCTACTCATGTCTGTGCACCCAGGATTTTGTGGCCAAAAATTTATTCCTGATACGGTAGACAAGATTCGATTTGTTAAACACGCAATCCGAACTCTGGGACGAGAGGGAAGCTGCCTAATTGAAGTGGACGGCGGTATTGACGAAGAATCTGCCCGACTGTGTAGGGAAGCGGGTGCAGATATCTTGGTTGCGGCCTCCTACCTTTTTAAAAAAGACGCTATAAACATAAAAGAAAAAGTTTTGCTACTCCAAGGGGAAGAACATGGTGTTAAGTAG
- the incE gene encoding inclusion membrane protein IncE produces MDCIKQVCRNHLCLDKVTNPVCSLVKRGTTHEKVQAAAGCIGVVCSIICLALGIAAAAGAGAAAVSGLAIGLTMMAVLIGIVLFCMSTWDVLQRHGGLGCPVRGLFGNGSATPEPSVIFTKGKNGGECEVVIVE; encoded by the coding sequence ATGGATTGCATTAAACAAGTTTGCAGAAACCATCTTTGTTTGGACAAAGTAACTAACCCAGTTTGCTCGTTAGTTAAGAGAGGAACTACGCATGAGAAAGTACAAGCAGCTGCTGGTTGTATCGGGGTGGTCTGTTCAATTATTTGCTTGGCTTTAGGAATCGCTGCTGCTGCAGGGGCGGGAGCTGCGGCGGTTAGTGGATTGGCTATTGGTCTTACTATGATGGCTGTGCTCATAGGAATCGTGTTGTTTTGTATGTCCACTTGGGATGTTTTACAGCGTCACGGAGGATTAGGCTGCCCGGTGAGAGGTCTTTTTGGGAATGGGTCAGCGACTCCTGAACCTTCTGTAATATTTACTAAGGGCAAGAACGGGGGAGAGTGCGAGGTTGTTATAGTTGAATAA
- a CDS encoding C40 family peptidase: MPRVLLSPVCDLLSDSQDIETQVLFGERVFLHNNRHYAYSQLFFSSFWQPYPGATLKESPLFSSQTPSPNAIICSQEAFLEPWHIPLPFASPLHINTINQVVLSPESIAALNVFSKSHFVEGFCHTKNFRFLDAPFSSEDLVNLAEQLITTPYVWGGRCIHAHLPSNGVDCSGFVQLLYQAMGRNIPRNARDQFKDCFPIKNFSCLPIGGLIFLKKASTGRIDHVMMKTAENQFIHASEKCGMVEKVSLGDDSFFCGNQLYFRKKIREAVFGMPKNRKAFF, translated from the coding sequence ATGCCCCGAGTCTTGCTCTCTCCTGTTTGCGATCTTTTATCAGACTCCCAAGATATCGAAACACAGGTTTTGTTCGGCGAACGAGTATTTCTACACAATAATCGACATTACGCCTATTCTCAGTTGTTTTTTTCCTCCTTCTGGCAACCTTATCCTGGAGCCACTCTTAAAGAAAGCCCCCTTTTTTCTTCTCAAACCCCCTCTCCCAATGCCATTATTTGTTCTCAAGAAGCTTTTCTAGAGCCTTGGCATATTCCTCTTCCTTTTGCAAGCCCTCTTCATATAAACACTATCAACCAAGTAGTGCTCTCTCCTGAGAGCATCGCGGCATTAAATGTTTTCTCAAAAAGCCATTTTGTGGAAGGGTTTTGTCATACTAAAAACTTTCGTTTCTTAGACGCTCCTTTCTCTTCAGAAGACCTAGTAAATTTGGCAGAACAGCTTATAACCACTCCATACGTTTGGGGTGGAAGATGCATTCATGCGCACCTCCCCAGCAATGGAGTAGATTGTTCTGGATTCGTTCAACTTCTTTACCAAGCAATGGGAAGAAATATTCCCCGCAATGCCAGGGACCAGTTCAAAGATTGTTTCCCCATAAAAAATTTTTCCTGCTTACCTATAGGGGGGTTGATTTTTCTAAAAAAAGCCTCTACAGGTCGGATTGATCACGTTATGATGAAGACTGCAGAAAATCAATTCATTCATGCTTCAGAAAAATGTGGGATGGTAGAAAAAGTATCCTTAGGAGACGACAGTTTTTTCTGCGGGAACCAATTGTATTTTAGAAAGAAGATTCGAGAAGCGGTGTTTGGTATGCCTAAAAACAGAAAAGCCTTCTTTTGA
- the accB gene encoding acetyl-CoA carboxylase biotin carboxyl carrier protein, with product MDLKQIEKLMIAMGRNKMKRLAIKREGLELELERDTGPNIQEPVLYDNRLFAGFAQERPIPSDQNLSNPIAKETGDQKNDKPQAEGDFIVSPLVGTFYGAPSPEAPAFVKPGDTVSEDTIVCIVEAMKVMNEVKAGMSGRVEEVLITNGDPVQFGSKLFRIVKA from the coding sequence ATGGATTTAAAGCAAATAGAAAAGCTCATGATTGCTATGGGGCGCAATAAAATGAAGCGACTTGCAATCAAGCGTGAAGGTTTAGAGTTAGAGTTGGAAAGGGACACGGGGCCCAACATCCAAGAACCCGTTCTTTATGACAACAGACTGTTTGCAGGATTTGCGCAAGAAAGACCCATTCCTTCGGATCAAAATCTAAGTAATCCTATTGCGAAAGAGACGGGAGACCAAAAGAATGACAAACCTCAGGCAGAGGGAGATTTTATCGTCTCTCCGTTGGTAGGCACATTTTATGGAGCCCCCTCTCCTGAAGCTCCTGCTTTTGTTAAGCCCGGGGATACCGTTTCCGAAGATACCATTGTTTGTATTGTGGAAGCTATGAAGGTAATGAACGAGGTAAAGGCTGGGATGTCTGGTCGTGTAGAGGAAGTATTGATTACCAATGGCGATCCGGTTCAGTTTGGTTCTAAGTTATTCCGTATAGTTAAGGCTTAG